A segment of the Fusarium musae strain F31 chromosome 2, whole genome shotgun sequence genome:
TGCTCCATGGCACCCAAGGAGGGCAACAGCATCGTCAAGCACGGTGTCCTCGACGAGAGACTCAACGTCCACGGCGTCAAGGGTCTCAAGGTCGCTGATCTGTCCATCTGCCCTGACAACGTCGGCTGCAACACGTACTCTACTGCTCTGCTCATTGGTGAGAAGGCTGCTATGCTTGTTGCGGAGGATCTCGGATATTCTGGTGAGGCTTTGGAGATGAAGGTTCCTACTTACCAGGCACCCGGTGAGCTCGAGGTTAAGTTCCGCCtgtgagaatgagatgaCATGAGGAGAATGAAATATGAGATTGTTATGAATGGATGAGGCCAGATTGAGAAATTGATCTAAATTGATTTAGCGAACGAATTGATGAACATGCTTCATTTTATGTATCTTCCTTTGTGACACATCTGAACCAAGATTGGCATATGAAAGAGTCTTGATGAGATTTACAACGAGTTTATTCCAAAGCACTATGAATATTTCAAGTGAGCAGTGCGGTGCGCATGAACTAGTGAGGCTGATTCAGAGGTAACCTGTCACAGCAATCGTGGCgttttaagcttaagctgTGACACCTGTGAGCCTCAGTGACATATCAGTTAGTCTATGCTGTCACACTTGATCATTTTGATATTTGGTTTATTGATATTGATTAGAATACTTCTCTCATAGAATGGAAGTCCATAGAGGCTAACGTTGATGTATGAAAATGGTATTGTTTCAATTTGCattaagaattataaaggCAAATCATGAAAACATTCGTGAGTTTGATATATATGAAGCCGTCACCTCACCCCCACAAACCCCTTAGTGATATTCCCTTCTCCTAACCCATCTCAACGGTGGTAGTTGGTATCAGAAGGCATCTCATGGACCTGACCATCCTGAAGTCCCTGATTTCCCTGTGGGTGTAATTCCTGTGGCTGTGCCTGAGGAGGATAAGGAGAACCTTGGGGATACTGACCCCAGGCCTGGTTCTGCACAGGCGTAGTAGCAGTCTGCGCCGTAATCATAGACTCTCTCCACTCAGACTGTGTTGGCGATGTAACATCTGATTTAGGATAATGCTGTGCCATGGGGGGTACAGTGTCGCCGTAAGGACCTGGGGGAGGCATCGATGAAGCTGCCGTCACGGATGGTTGTTGAGGTGATGGTTGAGCGGCGTTctggttcttgttctttcgcCAAAGCCAGAACGCGCCGAGAACTACCAGTGACAAAGCGACAAAACCACCGATCGAGCCTCCGACAATGGCACCGACAGGCGTTGAGcttccgccgccgccgcctgaGTCGGATTCACTGGGCTCAGCTTCTGAAGTCGTCGACGAAGGTTCctctgtcgatgatgatccAGGCTCTGAGCTTGAGGGGATAGATGACGTAGTTTCGTCAGAAACCAATGTCGTAGAGAAGCTGCGGCCCTTTTGACTGGTGTATGTAAACTCAACATCCTGAGCGGCTGTCAATGATGCCGTTGCGCATCTGaagccaacaacaccagatTGATAATTATACGTTCCGCAATAAGGCGAAGCAGTATTGGTGCTAATACAGTCAGTCATGTACTCATTCTTGAAGCCAATTGATTCACTCACCAAAGGAGGTTATACTGATTGCTCTGGCAAACATCATTGCAGAGTTTTGTGTCTAGAGCATCATCCCTCTCCAAACAGCGGTTATAGGCCTGAGTACCGCAAAAGATGGCAGTAACATATCGCAGCTCCCAACTACACTTATCTCCATTACCGCAAGTAATCGCATTTCCAGGTGAACCCGACAAAAAACCACAAGTCGAGTCGGGACTAACAACAAGCGTAAAGGTCGACGCCTCAGCGGTAGTCTCCTGTCGTTTCCCCAGGGCCAAATGCCTCAGATCAGAGATCCCCACAATGGGGGTCGGATCAGGCTGATACATGTATCCCGCATCTCGACGCTTTGTGGCCTCGGCGATGGCTAGAGCGTTTGCTCCGGCAGAGACACCAAGCAATAGGCTGTGATACTTCATCTTTGCCAAACAATGAATGACGAGCGAGGTTCAGTGGTCAGCAGGAGAAAGGAAGCAGGAAAGAGATGAGAAATCACGGGCGGGGTCTCTCATCTCTTTTGGAGGCAGAGCTGAAAATTAAGGATTGACGGGGGTTGGCTGGTGCTTGGAGCGAGGGTGTGAGTGGTGCCAAGAACGAGGCGTTTTTTGCTGGGATGGGGATAGGCAGTTTCGAGAGACATGTTTAGGCTAGACTGGGCTTACTGTGGCCGGATTAGTTGAGTTGTCACGATGATCCTGGTTAGGCGTGTTGCTGAAGGATAACGCCAAGATCTGACAGCATGATGCCTCACTTCTACCTTGGGCCGTGATAGTTGATGATACCCGGATGAATACATTATAGTCTCATAGCTTATACAACTGAACAAGAGGTATTGTACATTAATTCTAACTCTGAATGTCTGTTGATTCATTTCTAACCCATCCAAAAGCTGAAACAACCTTGTCGTTCCTGTCCAACGGTCATGCAAGGTTGGTCCGCGCAGGTAACCCATTCCGTCCTAGACCTGCGGATCCTAGCTCAGCCCTCTTTAGACTTGCAATCCTTCAAGAAGCAGCCATTAAGCGGTCAGATTTTTAATGCGCCAGACCCATTGTCTCAATAACCGGGCGTCTTCGGTTATTTCCCCGGAGATAATGAAAAACTCCCGCCTCCGAAGCCGCTTGAGTTCATCTGTTTCAAGCGCATAGTCGTTGAAAGATACTATCCGAGTATTATGTGATAACCTTGTTTTCTGCAATGTAAGACGGATGACCACGCGGGTGAGAGGCACAGATATGCGGCTAGGAAACGGCCCCCAAATTAGTCGccttaagtttaataaatcAGGGAAATAAATATCCGATATGCATGGCTACTCGAGACGAATGTAACGATCGGATTTATTACTACAGCTATGGCCGAGATAAGCTATCTGTCTTTGTGCCTGTCTTTCTATACTCCCCAGATGTAATTTCATTAAAGTCATAGTCGAGTCGCATGGTCACATACCATTCTCTAGTCAATGACAGGGATGGACGCTGTCAACGTCGCTGTTCATCCCTCCTTCATCACCCCTCACATCAAGAGCTAAACGGACTCCATCGTCGGGCTCATCAATGTCCAGATCCATCGACAGATCCAGCGCCGATTGACCTGTTTTTTGACAGGGCCGTAGTCAAGACCTTGGGCTCGTCGGTGCCCATCTGGTATACCGGCTTCGAGAGCTGTTGAGCCTACGCTTATGGGGACCGGTCGCTAATACAATGCTCCTTCTGTTTGGCAATAGAGGTAGATTCAGCAATGCAAATGCCACATTTGCATCGCTCTTCTGTCAAGTTGCAATCTCGCGATGCCTGGGAACGTCTCGCATGCTTTCATTCACCGCTGGAACGGAGTTCGTCATCTGAATGTCGCGGAACGGCCAAGACCCAATCTGGAGGTGCAGCTTTGGCGGGTGCCACTAGTTCCATATTCTTTTTAGCATCGTAAATAATACACAACTCGCCACTATAAGTGAACTGGAAGGTAGGGGTGGCGGCCAAAGATCACCAAGCTGAGCCTGGTGAGGTCACCCTTCCTGCTGTCTCCTATCTTGGAAGGGACAAGATGCTCGTCAAACCTCTCGAAGAGGTCCTCAACGGCCATCCAGAGGAGCCTTCAGTCTCTAAGTGACAGGTCTGAAAAAGGCCAGTTGTCCTCGTAATTCCGTTGCAGTTGGACGCTGTTGGTAGGTAGTTGGAAAGCAATCCTTCCGCTTGGGAAATACATTTTTGTAGTTTTGTGATTTTGTGTGAGAATTGCTTCTCTCGATAAGGTCCTCGTCGATGAGCATCCTGAGGAACCTGTAGTCCATAACTGACAGGCAGGATGGTCCCAAGGACCGAATTCTCGAAGCATGTAGCATTCATGGTAGGTGCCATACAAGAAGAGGCTCTCTTGAAACTCCCTTGCATAGTTCGATAGTACTCGTCCAAGGAGCGTCAATTTCGGACACTGGTAACAAGGGCTCAGACAACGTCGAAGAACAGAGCCTCGACACGGCGGTTGCGACAAAAGTTgcgagaagaggctgagttCTATGCGGTGAttataagctctcagccctGGATACCGGTTGCGGGTTGTTCGGATTCGACATCTTGACCATGATTGAGGTTGACGTTGTTGATGCAGTGTAGTCGGGGCAGAGAAGCTTGGTTGGTTTTTGACGATTTCGTAATTGTCAAGACTACTTTGAGGCATGGATGGATTAGGAATGGTCGAAGTCATGAGGCTTCCAATGGACGTTCTTGTAGATCATCTCGCAGCCACAGATCAATTCCAAGGagctttctcaagctcaCGGATGAAATCCCGTGATCACCATGAATGTTCAGGCATGGCGATTTTGTTTGTTATTGGTCAGGCATTGTGGCCTGGAAGCTAGAGGCTGTGGCATCTGATCTCAAGATTGGAGactcaagaagattgaggctCAGTCTCGATGAGACATGGTTGATTTAGTCCACGGCGGCGATATCGGGCACTGTGCCATGTGTTAATTGCGATCGAGTTCTGCTGTTGGAGTGATTTCTTCATCCCTTAAATGCAAGACGAGACGAGGAAACAACCCCAGGGATGAAGATTTCGACACCAGTCGATGGTTTAGTCAGAAACTGGATGGCATGGTGGGACAAGAGAAGGATCTTCTCTGCTAAGGgctaaaaaattataaagagaAGCGAGAATGGTCTTGGAAAATGGTGGACTCTTGGCGGCTATTTATAGGCAGGAGAGGAAAGAGTTGACGCTCAGTGAGTTACAATAACAATATTCTCAAAGAAAGTTAGATTGAGTCTGAAGCTTGAGGTGTGAGCATTAAGTTTTGTTCTTTTATATGTATGCCCCTTTTCTTTAACTGACAACCCAATGAAATTCATTCTGATATTGCTTGAGGGATATAGTTTGGGAACATTCTTCCATAAACAAATCAGATGCAATAGCCATAGGAGAAGCTTTTAGGAAACAAGAGATACTTTATGCCGTAAGAAAGGATCATGTTCCTGTTACCTATCAGGTATCGACGATCTAAGGTTTGCTTCTGTCTATACAACTCGAAAGTATAAACGTTACCTGTTGACTTCGACTTCACGTTCTTACTTGAACTTTCGAGAAGGTTCTTCTGCAGCATCCCGGTTGAAGAGGTAAAGCCATTTATTCATGAAGTTGTCCTATGTCGACATCTTTCATCCCGACTCTCATTATCATCGTCCCTCCTTTCAACATAACTAACAGATATTTCCCTCTCGATTAAAATCCTATCATCTGCATTCGAGTTCTCGCGTTTTCGTCTCTTCGTATTTGCATCCCTTTCCGTGTTTCCGTATTCACTGTCTTTGGCCACGTATCCAGCACAATCTTGCTCAAAAGCATTCAAACGCACAATTTGATTTCCACTCTCCGCACCACGGGTATCATTCCCTTTTGCAACCTCCACGAGTCGATTCAAAAGATTAAACtcaagctttaacttaatgcTGTAGACAATCGCTTTGTAAGCTGTCTGAAAGTCGTAGAAGTCTGCGAACTCGAGGACTAGGATCGGAATGTCGAGAAGGATTATAACAACGTTGACGAATAGTAAATGCCTCCTCATCCGTCGAACACCTTTCAGGTACAGAAGCCCCTCTGTCACAAAGAATGAGGAGCATGCCTTGATGTAGATcgctgagatgatgagttctTGAAAGAAGAACACCGTGACTTGAATCTTTTCGTAGATCTGATAAGGATGAACCCATGGAttcttgtcgctgctgtTGGCGCCGTACATGAGAATAATAATCGGAATATGCAAAACAACAGCATTGGTGATAATCATAGCCAGCACAAGCTTTAGAATGAACTGGTTCCAGAAAATCAGGTGTAGTCGGGAGTATAAAACGAGTGATTGGCCCGTGACCATCAAAACCCAACCAACAGAAATAAGCGTGATGTACAAAACAAAGTTATCAGAAAAGACCAGATTCTTGAGGAGAAAACCAATGGTATGAGGTGCAATCCCATTCGTAGCAGCCAGAAAGCTCCAAAAGTACaggctcttcctcgtcttgaACGTCGTAAGGATGAGAGCATTGAGCTCAATAACATTGTATATAGAAATGCCCATACAGACTGCGATGGGTATCGTTATCGAAGGGCTTCGTTGATCGTCGCCGCCAGAGTAGCCCATTTCGAAGGCGCCTCAAAGGCAGAATTGTCT
Coding sequences within it:
- a CDS encoding hypothetical protein (EggNog:ENOG41), with product MKYHSLLLGVSAGANALAIAEATKRRDAGYMYQPDPTPIVGISDLRHLALGKRQETTAEASTFTLVVSPDSTCGFLSGSPGNAITCGNGDKCSWELRYVTAIFCGTQAYNRCLERDDALDTKLCNDVCQSNQYNLLCTNTASPYCGTYNYQSGVVGFRCATASLTAAQDVEFTYTSQKGRSFSTTLVSDETTSSIPSSSEPGSSSTEEPSSTTSEAEPSESDSGGGGGSSTPVGAIVGGSIGGFVALSLVVLGAFWLWRKNKNQNAAQPSPQQPSVTAASSMPPPGPYGDTVPPMAQHYPKSDVTSPTQSEWRESMITAQTATTPVQNQAWGQYPQGSPYPPQAQPQELHPQGNQGLQDGQVHEMPSDTNYHR
- a CDS encoding hypothetical protein (EggNog:ENOG41), which produces MGYSGGDDQRSPSITIPIAVCMGISIYNVIELNALILTTFKTRKSLYFWSFLAATNGIAPHTIGFLLKNLVFSDNFVLYITLISVGWVLMVTGQSLVLYSRLHLIFWNQFILKLVLAMIITNAVVLHIPIIILMYGANSSDKNPWVHPYQIYEKIQVTVFFFQELIISAIYIKACSSFFVTEGLLYLKGVRRMRRHLLFVNVVIILLDIPILVLEFADFYDFQTAYKAIVYSIKLKLEFNLLNRLVEVAKGNDTRGAESGNQIVRLNAFEQDCAGYVAKDSEYGNTERDANTKRRKRENSNADDRILIEREISDNFMNKWLYLFNRDAAEEPSRKFK